A stretch of the Microtus ochrogaster isolate Prairie Vole_2 linkage group LG2, MicOch1.0, whole genome shotgun sequence genome encodes the following:
- the LOC101997757 gene encoding keratin-associated protein 10-9-like isoform X3 — MAASTMSVCSDACTNSSWQVDDCPESCCEPSCCAPTPCLTLICTPVSCGSSPCCQSVCASSCEPSCCQQSSCQPSCCQSSCCVPVCCKPVCCTPICCMTLCCKPVCCTPICSGSSSCCQQSSCQPSCCQSSCCVPVCCKPICCTPICSGSSSCCQPSCCCVPVCCKPVCCKPCSSVSLLCHPVCRPACCVPSSSCCASSCQPSCCKPCSSMSLICRPACSSQACCGQKSSC, encoded by the exons ATGGCCGCctccaccatgtctgtctgctctgACGCTTGCACCAACTCCTCCTGGCAGGTGGATGACTGCCCAGAGAGCTGCTGTGAGCCTAGCTGCTGTGCCCCCA CCCCCTGCCTGACCCTCATCTGCACCCCAGTGAGCTGTGGGTCCAGCCCCTGCTGCCAATCTGTCTGTGCTAGCTCCTGTGAACCCTCATGCTGCCAACAGTCTAGCTGCCAGCCTTCATGCTGTCAAtcttcctgctgtgtgcctgtctgctGCAAGCCTGTCTGCTGTACACCCAT CTGTTGCATGACCCTTTGCTGCAAGCCTGTCTGCTGCACACCCATCTGCTCTGGATCCTCCTCATGCTGCCAGCAGTCTAGCTGCCAGCCCTCATGCTGCCAGTCatcctgctgtgtgcctgtctgctGCAAGCCCATCTGCTGCACACCCATCTGCTCTGgatcctcctcctgctgccagcCTTCAtgctgctgtgtgcctgtctgctGCAAGCCTGTCTGCTGCAAGCCCTGCTCCAGCGTGTCCCTGCTCTGCCACCCTGTGTGCAGACCTGCCTGCTGTgtgcccagctcctcctgctgtGCCTCGtcctgccagcccagctgctgcaagccctgctCCAGCATGTCCCTGATCTGCCGTCCTGCCTGCTCCAGCCAGGCTTGCTGCGGCCAGAAGTCCAGCTGCTGA
- the LOC101997757 gene encoding keratin-associated protein 10-8-like isoform X2 — MAASTMSVCSDACTNSSWQVDDCPESCCEPSCCAPSCCQTSCCAPSCCVPSCCAPAPCLTLICTPVSCGSSPCCQSPVCCTPICSGSSCCQQSSCQPACGTCSPCQPSCCMTLCCKPVCCTPICSGSSSCCQQSSCQPSCCQSSCCVPVCCKPICCTPICSGSSSCCQPSCCCVPVCCKPVCCKPCSSVSLLCHPVCRPACCVPSSSCCASSCQPSCCKPCSSMSLICRPACSSQACCGQKSSC; from the exons ATGGCCGCctccaccatgtctgtctgctctgACGCTTGCACCAACTCCTCCTGGCAGGTGGATGACTGCCCAGAGAGCTGCTGTGAGCCTAGCTGCTGTGCCCCCAGCTGCTGCCAGACCAGCTGCTGTGCCCCCAgctgctgtgtccccagctgCTGTGCCCCAGCCCCCTGCCTGACCCTCATCTGCACCCCAGTGAGCTGTGGGTCCAGCCCCTGCTGCCAATCT CCTGTCTGCTGTACACCCATCTGTTCTGGATCCTCATGCTGCCAGCAGTCTAGCTGCCAGCCAGCTTGCGGCACCTGCTCTCCTTGCCAGCCATCCTGTTGCATGACCCTTTGCTGCAAGCCTGTCTGCTGCACACCCATCTGCTCTGGATCCTCCTCATGCTGCCAGCAGTCTAGCTGCCAGCCCTCATGCTGCCAGTCatcctgctgtgtgcctgtctgctGCAAGCCCATCTGCTGCACACCCATCTGCTCTGgatcctcctcctgctgccagcCTTCAtgctgctgtgtgcctgtctgctGCAAGCCTGTCTGCTGCAAGCCCTGCTCCAGCGTGTCCCTGCTCTGCCACCCTGTGTGCAGACCTGCCTGCTGTgtgcccagctcctcctgctgtGCCTCGtcctgccagcccagctgctgcaagccctgctCCAGCATGTCCCTGATCTGCCGTCCTGCCTGCTCCAGCCAGGCTTGCTGCGGCCAGAAGTCCAGCTGCTGA
- the LOC101998339 gene encoding keratin-associated protein 10-7-like yields MASTCCTRTCVIAASTTSVCSSNLSCGSRVCSPSTCPGTSWLVDNCQESYCEPPCCTPSCCAPTPCLLCTPVSCVSSPCCQSACTSGCIPSCCQQSSCQPACCTSSPCQPSCCGPHSCTPVCCTPICCGLSSCCQPSCCVTLCCKPVCCTPICSGSSSCCQQSSXXXXXXXXSCCQSSCCVPVCCKPVCCTPICSGSSSCCQLSSCQPSCCQPSCCVPVCCKPVCCKPCSSVSLLCRPVCRPACCVPSSSCCASSCQPSCCKPCSSMSLLCSPACSSQACCGQKSSC; encoded by the exons aTGGCCAGCACCTGCTGCACAAGGACCTGTGTGATCGCTGCGTccaccacatctgtctgctcTAGCAATCTGAGCTGCGGCAGCCGGGTCTGCTCGCCCAGCACCTGTCCAGGCACCTCCTGGCTGGTGGACAATTGCCAGGAGAGCTACTGTGAGCCCCCATGCTGTACCCCCAGTTGCTGTGCCCCAACCCCTTGCCTCCTCTGCACCCCAGTGAGCTGTGTGTCCAGTCCCTGCTGCCAGTCTGCCTGTACCAGCGGCTGCATACCCTCATGCTGCCAACAGTCTAGTTGCCAGCCAGCTTGCTGCACTTCCTCTCCCTGCCAGCCATCCTGCTGTGGTCCTCACTCCTGCACACCTGTATGTTGTACACCTATCTGCTGTGGACTTTCCTCTTGCTGCCAGCCATCCTGCTGTGTGACCCTGTGCTGCAAGCCTGTCTGCTGCACACCCATCTGCTCTGGATCCTCCTCATGCTGCCAGCAGTCTAGCTGNNNNNNNNNNNNNNNNNNNN CCTCATGTTGCCAATcctcctgctgtgtgcctgtctgctGCAAGCCTGTCTGCTGCACACCCATCTGCTCTGGATCCTCCTCATGCTGCCAGCTGTCTAGCTGCCAGCCCTCATGCTGTCAGCcctcctgctgtgtgcctgtctgctGCAAGCCTGTCTGCTGCAAGCCCTGCTCCAGTGTGTCCCTGCTCTGCCGCCCTGTGTGCAGACCCGCCTGCTGTgtgcccagctcctcctgctgtgcctcctcctgccagcccagctgctgcaagccctgctCCAGCATGTCCCtgctctgcagccctgcctgctCCAGTCAAGCCTGCTGTGGCCAGAAGTCCAGCTGCTGA
- the LOC101998055 gene encoding keratin-associated protein 10-9-like, which yields MAASTMSVCSDACTNSSWQVDDCPESCCEPSCCAPSCCQPSCCAPSCCQPSCCVPNCCAPPPCITLVCTPVSCGSSPCCQSSCAPSCCQPSCCVPVCCKPVCCAPVCCGASSSCCQPSCCVTLCCKPVCCTPICSGSSSCCQQSSCQPSCCQPSCCVPVCCKPVCCKPCSSVSLLCRPVCRPACCVPSSSCCASSCQPSCCKPCSSMSLICRPACSCPSC from the coding sequence ATGGCCGCCTCCACCATGTCCGTCTGCTCTGACGCTTGCACCAACTCCTCCTGGCAGGTGGATGACTGCCCAGAGAGCTGCTGTGAGCCTAGCTGCTGTGcccccagctgctgccagcccagctgctgtgcccccagctgctgccagcccagtTGCTGTGTCCCCAACTGCTGTGCCCCACCCCCCTGCATTACTCTTGTCTGTACCCCAGTGAGCTGTGGGTCCAGCCCCTGCTGCCAGTCTTCCTGTGCACCCTCATGCTGCCAGCCatcctgctgtgtgcctgtctgctGCAAGCCTGTCTGCTGTGCACCAGTCTGCTGTGGGGCTTCATCCTCATGCTGCCAGCCATCCTGCTGTGTGACTCTTTGCTGCAAGCCTGTCTGCTGCACACCCATCTGCTCTGgatcctcctcctgctgccagcAGTCTAGCTGCCAGCCCTCATGCTGCCAGCCatcctgctgtgtgcctgtctgctGCAAGCCTGTCTGCTGCAAGCCCTGCTCCAGCGTGTCTTTGCTCTGCCGCCCTGTGTGCAGACCTGCCTGCTGTgtgcccagctcctcctgctgtgcctcctcctgccagcccagctgctgcaagccctgctCCAGCATGTCCCTGATCTGCCGCCCTGCCTGCTCATGTCCCTCTTGCTGA
- the LOC101998248 gene encoding keratin-associated protein 10-11-like has product MATSTMSVCSDACTNSSWQVDDCPESCCEPSCSSCITLVCTPVSCGSSPCCQSVCASSCEPSCCQQSSCQPSCCQSFCCMPVCCKPVCCTPICSGSSCCQQSSCQPACGTCSPCQPSCCMTLCCKPICCTPICSGSSSCCQQSSCQPSYCQSSCCVPVCCKPVCCKPCSSVSLLCRPVCRPACCVPSSSCCALSCQPSCCKPCSNMSLICSPACSSQACCGLSSGQKSSCC; this is encoded by the exons ATGGCCACctccaccatgtctgtctgctctgATGCTTGCACCAACTCCTCCTGGCAGGTGGATGACTGCCCAGAGAGCTGCTGTGAGCCTAGCTGCT CATCTTGTATTACCCTTGTCTGCACCCCAGTGAGCTGTGGGTCCAGCCCCTGCTGCCAATCTGTCTGTGCTAGCTCCTGTGAACCCTCATGCTGCCAGCAGTCTAGCTGCCAGCCCTCATGCTGCCAATCTTTCTGTTGTATGCCTGTCTGCTGCAAGCCTGTCTGCTGTACACCCATCTGTTCTGGCTCCTCATGCTGCCAGCAGTCTAGCTGCCAGCCAGCTTGCGGCACCTGCTCTCCTTGCCAGCCATCCTGTTGCATGACCCTGTGCTGCAAGCCCATCTGCTGCACACCCATCTGCTCTGGATCCTCCTCATGCTGCCAGCAGTCTAGCTGCCAGCCCTCATACTGCCAGTCatcctgctgtgtgcctgtctgctGCAAGCCTGTCTGCTGCAAGCCCTGCTCCAGCGTGTCTCTGCTCTGCCGCCCTGTGTGCAGACCTGCCTGCTGTgtgcccagctcctcctgctgtGCCTTGTCttgccagcccagctgctgcaagccctgctCCAACATGTCCCTGATCTGCAGCCCTGCCTGCTCCAGCCAGgcctgctgtggcctctcctcagGCCAGAAGTCCAGCTGCTGCTAA
- the LOC101997757 gene encoding keratin-associated protein 10-5-like isoform X1, with protein sequence MAASTMSVCSDACTNSSWQVDDCPESCCEPSCSPCLTLICTPVSCGSSPCCQSVCASSCEPSCCQQSSCQPSCCQSSCCVPVCCKPVCCTPICSGSSCCQQSSCQPACGTCSPCQPSCCMTLCCKPVCCTPICSGSSSCCQQSSCQPSCCQSSCCVPVCCKPICCTPICSGSSSCCQPSCCCVPVCCKPVCCKPCSSVSLLCHPVCRPACCVPSSSCCASSCQPSCCKPCSSMSLICRPACSSQACCGQKSSC encoded by the exons ATGGCCGCctccaccatgtctgtctgctctgACGCTTGCACCAACTCCTCCTGGCAGGTGGATGACTGCCCAGAGAGCTGCTGTGAGCCTAGCTGCT CCCCCTGCCTGACCCTCATCTGCACCCCAGTGAGCTGTGGGTCCAGCCCCTGCTGCCAATCTGTCTGTGCTAGCTCCTGTGAACCCTCATGCTGCCAACAGTCTAGCTGCCAGCCTTCATGCTGTCAAtcttcctgctgtgtgcctgtctgctGCAAGCCTGTCTGCTGTACACCCATCTGTTCTGGATCCTCATGCTGCCAGCAGTCTAGCTGCCAGCCAGCTTGCGGCACCTGCTCTCCTTGCCAGCCATCCTGTTGCATGACCCTTTGCTGCAAGCCTGTCTGCTGCACACCCATCTGCTCTGGATCCTCCTCATGCTGCCAGCAGTCTAGCTGCCAGCCCTCATGCTGCCAGTCatcctgctgtgtgcctgtctgctGCAAGCCCATCTGCTGCACACCCATCTGCTCTGgatcctcctcctgctgccagcCTTCAtgctgctgtgtgcctgtctgctGCAAGCCTGTCTGCTGCAAGCCCTGCTCCAGCGTGTCCCTGCTCTGCCACCCTGTGTGCAGACCTGCCTGCTGTgtgcccagctcctcctgctgtGCCTCGtcctgccagcccagctgctgcaagccctgctCCAGCATGTCCCTGATCTGCCGTCCTGCCTGCTCCAGCCAGGCTTGCTGCGGCCAGAAGTCCAGCTGCTGA